In a genomic window of Thalassotalea piscium:
- a CDS encoding replication-associated recombination protein A: MTSGNGTLDLTFTADQQFQPLAAQLRPNTLAEYVGQEHILAPGMPLTQAIEQGKCQSVIFWGPPGTGKTTLAEIIASHADAEIARVSAVTSGIKEIRAEIENAKQRIIHQQKRTVLFVDEVHRFNKSQQDAFLPHIEDGTIIFIGATTENPAFELNQAILSRARVFTLKKLTTQNLENVLIRAINHIAETQQINVKLQGKSKAQLIAIADGDARRLLNLVETCITFADKDSNATSATKEKNQEVVLTEQRIAEVAGSKVALYDKNGDAFYDLISAFHKSVRGSDPDAALYWYARILAGGGDALYVARRLLAIASEDIGNADPRAMQLAINAWDTFQRVGPSEGERAIAQATVYMALAPKSNAVYVAFKQAKVLAAQTSHLDVPFHLKNATSQITKNLGHGQEYRYAHDEVNAFAAGECYFPEELAQTYLYHPTERGLEKQLKEKQNYLAQLNRQSDEQRYK, encoded by the coding sequence ATGACCAGCGGTAATGGTACGTTAGATTTAACTTTTACTGCTGATCAACAGTTTCAACCATTAGCTGCACAGTTAAGGCCCAATACTTTAGCTGAATATGTTGGTCAAGAACACATCCTCGCTCCTGGTATGCCACTCACTCAAGCGATTGAGCAAGGTAAATGTCAATCGGTTATATTTTGGGGACCGCCAGGTACTGGCAAAACTACCTTAGCAGAAATTATTGCCAGTCATGCTGATGCAGAAATAGCAAGGGTTTCCGCGGTAACAAGTGGTATTAAAGAAATTAGAGCTGAAATTGAAAATGCCAAGCAACGTATAATCCATCAACAAAAACGTACGGTACTTTTTGTTGATGAAGTACACCGCTTTAACAAAAGTCAGCAAGATGCTTTTCTACCTCACATAGAGGACGGCACCATTATTTTTATTGGTGCTACAACTGAAAACCCTGCATTTGAATTAAATCAGGCTATTTTATCTCGCGCACGTGTATTTACCTTAAAAAAATTAACGACTCAAAACCTTGAAAATGTGCTCATCAGGGCCATAAATCATATTGCTGAAACTCAACAGATTAACGTTAAACTTCAAGGTAAAAGTAAAGCTCAACTTATTGCAATTGCCGATGGAGACGCACGTAGGTTGTTAAACTTGGTTGAAACCTGTATCACTTTCGCCGACAAAGATAGTAATGCCACCTCTGCTACAAAGGAAAAGAACCAAGAAGTTGTCCTGACAGAACAACGGATCGCCGAAGTAGCAGGCAGTAAAGTTGCGCTCTATGATAAAAATGGCGATGCATTTTATGACCTGATAAGTGCATTTCATAAATCCGTGAGAGGATCAGATCCCGACGCTGCATTATATTGGTATGCCAGAATATTAGCAGGTGGGGGCGATGCGCTATACGTAGCTCGTCGTTTACTGGCTATAGCAAGTGAAGATATAGGCAATGCAGATCCACGAGCGATGCAACTTGCAATTAATGCGTGGGATACTTTTCAACGTGTAGGCCCTAGTGAAGGTGAAAGGGCAATTGCTCAAGCAACTGTTTATATGGCATTAGCGCCTAAAAGTAACGCAGTTTATGTTGCATTTAAACAAGCTAAGGTATTAGCGGCGCAAACATCCCACTTAGATGTTCCATTTCACTTGAAAAACGCAACGAGTCAGATCACAAAGAATCTTGGTCATGGTCAAGAATATAGGTATGCACATGATGAGGTTAATGCCTTTGCAGCAGGAGAGTGTTATTTCC